One Streptomyces drozdowiczii DNA segment encodes these proteins:
- a CDS encoding Ppx/GppA phosphatase family protein, with protein MRLGVLDVGSNTVHLLVVDAHPGARPLPAHSHKAELRLAELLDEDGAIGPLGVDRLVGTIAGALEAAEDKGCEDVLAFATSAVRDASNADQVLERVREETGVDLAVLSGTEEARLTFLAARRWYGWSAGKLLVLDIGGGSLEIAYGMDEEPAAAVSLPLGAGRLTAGWLPGDPPDPAAVKALRRHVRARIARSVGDFTRIGRPDHVVATSKTFKQLARIAGAARSAEGQYVPRTLSRKALEEWVPKLAAMTTEERGTLPGVSEGRAAQLLAGALVAEGAMDLLDVDELEICPWALREGVILRRLDHLPSDGEASLD; from the coding sequence ATGAGACTCGGAGTCCTCGACGTGGGGTCGAACACGGTTCATCTGCTGGTGGTGGACGCCCACCCCGGCGCCCGCCCGCTGCCCGCGCACTCGCACAAGGCCGAGCTGCGCCTCGCCGAACTCCTCGACGAGGACGGCGCGATCGGCCCGCTCGGCGTGGACCGGCTGGTCGGGACCATCGCGGGCGCGCTCGAAGCCGCCGAGGACAAGGGCTGCGAGGACGTCCTCGCCTTCGCCACCTCCGCGGTACGCGACGCGAGCAACGCCGACCAGGTGCTGGAGCGGGTACGGGAGGAGACCGGCGTCGACCTCGCGGTCCTCAGCGGTACGGAGGAGGCGCGGCTCACCTTCCTCGCCGCCCGCCGCTGGTACGGCTGGTCCGCGGGCAAGCTGCTGGTCCTCGACATCGGCGGCGGCTCGCTGGAGATCGCGTACGGCATGGACGAGGAACCGGCCGCCGCCGTCTCGCTGCCCCTGGGCGCCGGGCGTCTCACCGCGGGCTGGCTGCCGGGCGACCCGCCGGACCCGGCCGCGGTCAAGGCGCTGCGCCGGCACGTACGGGCGCGCATCGCCCGCAGCGTCGGCGACTTCACGCGGATCGGCCGCCCGGACCATGTCGTGGCCACCTCCAAGACGTTCAAGCAGCTCGCCAGGATCGCGGGCGCGGCGCGCTCCGCCGAGGGCCAGTACGTGCCGCGCACCCTCAGCCGCAAGGCGCTGGAGGAGTGGGTGCCGAAGCTGGCCGCGATGACCACCGAGGAGCGCGGGACCCTGCCCGGCGTCTCCGAGGGCCGGGCCGCGCAGCTGCTGGCCGGGGCGCTGGTCGCGGAGGGCGCGATGGACCTGCTCGACGTGGACGAGCTGGAGATCTGCCCGTGGGCGCTGCGCGAGGGCGTGATCCTGCGCCGCCTGGACCACCTGCCGTCGGACGGGGAAGCGTCGCTCGACTGA
- a CDS encoding sugar phosphate isomerase/epimerase family protein — MAEPVVRVPDAKVALSTASVYPESTATAFEIAARLGYDGVEVMVWTDPVSQDIEALRRLSDYHQVPILAVHAPCLLITQRVWSTDPWVKLQRARAAAEKLGASTVVVHPPFRWQRNYARDFVSGIWRMADETDVRFAVENMYPWRYRDREMLAYAPDWDVTNDDYRHFTVDLSHTATARTDGLAMVDRMADRLAHVHLADGKGSNKDEHLVPGRGDQPCAQLLERLAGSGFDGHVVIEVNTRRAMSTAEREADLAEALAFTRLHLAASAERAPRS, encoded by the coding sequence GTGGCAGAACCAGTGGTGCGCGTCCCGGATGCGAAGGTCGCCCTGTCGACGGCCTCGGTCTATCCGGAGTCGACGGCGACGGCCTTCGAGATCGCCGCGCGCCTCGGCTACGACGGCGTCGAGGTCATGGTCTGGACCGACCCGGTCAGCCAGGACATCGAGGCGCTGCGCCGGCTCTCCGACTACCACCAGGTGCCGATACTCGCCGTCCACGCGCCGTGTCTGCTGATCACCCAGCGGGTCTGGTCGACCGATCCGTGGGTCAAGCTCCAGCGGGCCCGCGCCGCCGCCGAGAAGCTGGGCGCGTCGACGGTCGTCGTGCACCCCCCGTTCCGGTGGCAGCGCAATTACGCCCGCGACTTCGTGAGCGGAATCTGGCGGATGGCCGACGAGACGGACGTCCGCTTCGCCGTCGAGAACATGTACCCGTGGCGCTACCGGGACCGCGAGATGCTCGCGTACGCCCCCGACTGGGACGTCACCAACGACGACTACCGGCACTTCACGGTGGACCTGTCGCACACCGCCACCGCGCGCACGGACGGCCTGGCGATGGTGGACCGGATGGCCGACCGGCTGGCCCACGTCCACCTGGCCGACGGCAAGGGCTCGAACAAGGACGAGCACCTGGTGCCCGGCCGGGGCGACCAGCCCTGCGCGCAACTGCTCGAACGGCTGGCCGGTTCCGGCTTCGACGGGCATGTGGTCATCGAGGTCAACACCCGCCGCGCGATGTCCACCGCCGAACGCGAGGCCGACCTCGCGGAGGCGCTGGCCTTCACCCGGCTCCACCTCGCCGCGTCCGCCGAGCGCGCGCCGCGCTCATGA
- a CDS encoding TetR family transcriptional regulator translates to MTPDAPAPRRRGRPARAASDTGPDARTRILEAARTEFAERGYDKTSVRGIARAAGVDSALVHHYFGTKDEVFAAAIELSFEPALLVPAVLEGGTDDVGERLARAFIGIWENPTTRAPLLAVLRSALTHEAAAKVLRSFVLRRLLERVAASLDIPDATFRAELAASHMVGIAIVRYVLRAEPLASAPPEKIVAMVAPTLQRYLTEPSA, encoded by the coding sequence ATGACCCCGGACGCACCGGCCCCCAGGCGCCGGGGCCGCCCCGCCCGCGCCGCGTCGGACACCGGCCCGGACGCGCGCACCCGCATCCTGGAGGCCGCCCGCACGGAGTTCGCCGAGCGCGGGTACGACAAGACCTCGGTCCGGGGCATCGCGCGTGCGGCCGGCGTCGACTCCGCGCTGGTCCACCACTACTTCGGTACGAAGGACGAGGTCTTCGCCGCCGCGATCGAGCTGTCCTTCGAGCCCGCCCTGCTCGTCCCGGCCGTCCTCGAAGGCGGCACCGATGACGTGGGCGAACGCCTGGCCCGCGCCTTCATCGGCATCTGGGAGAACCCGACGACCCGGGCCCCCCTCCTCGCGGTCCTCCGCTCCGCCCTCACCCACGAGGCCGCCGCGAAGGTCCTCCGAAGCTTCGTCCTGCGCCGCCTGCTGGAGCGGGTGGCGGCGAGCCTGGACATCCCGGACGCGACGTTCCGGGCGGAGCTGGCGGCTTCGCACATGGTGGGGATCGCGATCGTGCGGTACGTGTTGCGGGCCGAGCCGTTGGCGTCCGCGCCGCCGGAGAAGATCGTGGCGATGGTGGCCCCGACGCTCCAGCGGTATCTGACGGAGCCGTCCGCGTAA
- the ilvD gene encoding dihydroxy-acid dehydratase produces MPTLRSRTVTHGRNMAGARALMRASGVPGADIGRKPIIAVANSFTEFVPGHTHLAPVGRIVSEAVVAAGGIPREFNTIAVDDGIAMGHGGMLYSLPSRDLIADSVEYMVEAHCADALICISNCDKITPGMLNAALRLNIPTVFVSGGPMESGRATLVDGTVRTLDLVDAMSEAVNDKISDEDILRIEENACPTCGSCSGMFTANSMNCLTEAIGLSLPGNGSVLATHTARKALYENAARTVLDLTRRYYEQDDESVLPRNIATAAAFGNAMALDIAMGGSTNTILHLLAAAQEAGVDYGLTEMDALSRRVPCLAKVAPNVAKDRTYYMEDVHRAGGIPALLGELHRAGLLNEDVHSVHSPSLDDWLKTWDVRGGSPAPEAVELWHAAPGCVRSAEAFSQSERWDTLDQDAEGGCIRSVEHAYSKDGGLAVLRGNLAVDGCVVKTAGVDESIWTFEGPAVVCESQEEAVQKILTQQVNEGDVVVIRYEGPKGGPGMQEMLYPTSYLKGRGLGKTCALITDGRFSGGTSGLSIGHASPEAASGGAIALVEDGDRIRIDIPNRSIDLLVSDEELATRREALNGVYAPKNRDRKVSAALRAYAAMATSADRGAVRDVSKLG; encoded by the coding sequence ATGCCCACGCTGAGGTCCCGCACAGTCACCCACGGCCGCAACATGGCGGGCGCCCGCGCCCTTATGCGCGCCTCCGGGGTACCCGGCGCGGACATCGGCCGGAAGCCGATCATCGCCGTCGCCAACAGCTTCACGGAGTTCGTGCCGGGCCACACGCACCTGGCCCCCGTCGGCCGGATCGTCAGCGAGGCGGTCGTCGCCGCCGGCGGCATCCCGCGCGAGTTCAACACGATCGCCGTGGACGACGGCATCGCCATGGGCCACGGCGGCATGCTCTACAGCCTCCCCTCCCGCGACCTCATCGCGGACAGCGTGGAGTACATGGTCGAGGCGCACTGCGCCGACGCGCTGATCTGCATCTCCAACTGCGACAAGATCACCCCGGGCATGCTCAACGCGGCCCTGCGCCTCAACATCCCGACCGTCTTCGTCTCCGGCGGCCCGATGGAGTCGGGCCGCGCCACGCTGGTCGACGGCACGGTCCGCACGCTCGACCTGGTCGACGCGATGTCGGAGGCGGTCAACGACAAGATCTCCGACGAGGACATCCTCCGCATCGAGGAGAACGCCTGTCCCACCTGCGGATCCTGTTCCGGCATGTTCACCGCCAACTCGATGAACTGCCTGACCGAGGCCATCGGCCTCTCCCTCCCCGGCAACGGCTCCGTCCTGGCCACCCACACCGCACGCAAGGCGCTCTACGAGAACGCCGCCCGCACGGTGCTGGACCTGACCCGCCGCTACTACGAGCAGGACGACGAATCGGTCCTGCCCCGCAACATCGCCACGGCCGCCGCCTTCGGCAACGCCATGGCGCTCGACATCGCGATGGGCGGCTCCACCAACACGATCCTGCACCTCCTGGCCGCCGCCCAGGAGGCGGGCGTCGACTACGGCCTGACCGAGATGGACGCCCTGTCGCGCCGCGTCCCGTGCCTGGCCAAGGTCGCCCCGAACGTCGCCAAGGACCGCACGTACTACATGGAGGACGTGCACCGCGCCGGCGGCATCCCGGCCCTCCTCGGCGAGCTGCACCGCGCGGGCCTGCTCAACGAGGACGTGCACTCCGTGCACAGCCCCTCGCTGGACGACTGGCTGAAGACCTGGGACGTGCGCGGCGGCTCCCCGGCGCCGGAGGCCGTCGAGCTGTGGCACGCCGCTCCCGGCTGCGTGCGCTCGGCGGAGGCGTTCTCCCAGTCCGAGCGCTGGGACACCCTGGACCAGGACGCCGAGGGCGGCTGCATCCGCTCCGTGGAGCACGCCTACTCCAAGGACGGCGGCCTCGCGGTCCTGCGCGGCAATCTGGCCGTGGACGGCTGCGTCGTGAAGACGGCGGGTGTGGACGAGTCCATCTGGACCTTCGAGGGCCCGGCCGTCGTCTGCGAGTCGCAGGAGGAGGCCGTCCAGAAGATCCTCACCCAGCAGGTCAACGAGGGCGACGTCGTCGTCATCCGCTACGAGGGCCCCAAGGGCGGCCCCGGCATGCAGGAGATGCTCTACCCGACCTCGTATCTGAAGGGCCGCGGCCTCGGCAAGACCTGCGCCCTGATCACGGACGGCCGGTTCTCCGGCGGCACGTCGGGCCTGTCCATCGGCCACGCCTCGCCCGAGGCGGCCTCCGGCGGCGCGATCGCGCTCGTCGAGGACGGCGACCGCATCCGGATCGACATCCCGAACCGCTCGATCGACCTCCTGGTTTCCGACGAGGAGCTGGCCACCCGCCGCGAGGCCCTGAACGGCGTGTACGCCCCGAAGAACCGCGACCGCAAGGTCTCGGCCGCCCTCCGCGCGTACGCCGCGATGGCGACCAGCGCCGACCGCGGCGCCGTCCGCGACGTCTCGAAGCTGGGCTGA
- a CDS encoding class I SAM-dependent methyltransferase, giving the protein MTTTHSPGAVPGPSRALSFDRAAAQYAAARPSYPDTLFDAVEDIAGRPLRGARALDVGAGTGISTRRLLDRGARVVAVEPGPGMAAQLRRDLPDAPLVRGDGNRLPFATASADLITYAQSWHWTDHVRAAAEVRRVLRPGGTLALWWNVSDRTVPWIGAQEERLLRFFGVGPEELGRGAHGSADQDRGLPPDLDFTYRRVPWTRRIPLATHLDNLGSHSAFLTIDDEAARGFLAEERDRLLAEFPDGTVEEAYVVELHAARR; this is encoded by the coding sequence ATGACCACGACACACTCACCGGGCGCCGTCCCGGGCCCCTCGCGCGCCCTCTCCTTCGACCGGGCCGCCGCCCAGTACGCCGCCGCCCGCCCCAGCTACCCGGACACGCTGTTCGACGCCGTCGAGGACATCGCCGGCCGCCCCCTGCGCGGCGCCCGCGCCCTGGACGTGGGCGCCGGCACCGGCATCTCGACCCGCCGCCTCCTGGACCGGGGCGCCCGCGTCGTCGCCGTCGAACCCGGGCCCGGCATGGCCGCCCAGCTGCGCCGGGACCTCCCGGACGCCCCGCTCGTACGGGGCGACGGCAACCGGCTCCCCTTCGCGACCGCCTCGGCCGACCTGATCACGTACGCCCAGTCCTGGCACTGGACCGACCACGTCCGCGCGGCCGCCGAGGTCCGGCGCGTCCTGCGGCCGGGCGGCACGCTCGCCCTCTGGTGGAACGTCTCCGACCGCACGGTTCCGTGGATCGGCGCCCAGGAGGAACGGCTCCTGCGGTTCTTCGGCGTCGGGCCGGAGGAGCTGGGCCGCGGTGCCCACGGCTCGGCCGACCAGGACCGCGGCCTGCCGCCGGACCTCGACTTCACGTACCGCCGCGTCCCGTGGACCCGGCGCATCCCCCTCGCCACCCACCTCGACAACCTCGGCAGCCACTCCGCGTTCCTGACCATCGACGACGAGGCGGCCCGGGGCTTCCTCGCCGAGGAGCGGGACCGCCTCCTGGCGGAGTTCCCGGACGGCACGGTGGAGGAGGCGTACGTCGTGGAGCTGCACGCCGCCAGGCGCTGA
- a CDS encoding ABC transporter ATP-binding protein gives MMNSSGVAVEARGLTVQRGSRTVLKGLDFTVEPGRITGLLGPSGCGKSTLMRAVVGTQAKVTGTLQVLGSPAGHPSLRPRVGYVTQAPSVFTDLTVRQNLDYFAAILQPGRAHRDARHEAVTRALTEVDLTSHEDALAGNLSGGQRTRVSLAVALLGTPDLLVLDEPTVGLDPVLRRDLWQLFHTLAAERSTALLISSHVMDEAERCHRLLLMREGEILADDTPDALRTAAGTDTVEEAFLHLVDAARKENAR, from the coding sequence ATGATGAATTCTTCGGGCGTCGCCGTCGAGGCCCGTGGCCTCACCGTCCAACGAGGCAGCCGCACGGTCCTCAAGGGCCTCGACTTCACCGTCGAACCCGGCAGGATCACCGGCCTCCTCGGCCCCTCCGGCTGCGGCAAATCCACTCTCATGCGCGCCGTCGTGGGCACCCAGGCCAAGGTCACCGGCACCCTCCAGGTCCTCGGGAGCCCCGCAGGACACCCCTCCCTCCGCCCCCGCGTCGGGTACGTCACCCAGGCGCCCTCCGTCTTCACCGACCTCACCGTCCGCCAGAACCTCGACTACTTCGCGGCGATCCTCCAGCCCGGCCGCGCCCACCGCGACGCCCGCCACGAGGCCGTCACGCGCGCGCTCACCGAGGTGGACCTGACCAGCCACGAGGACGCCCTCGCCGGCAACCTCTCCGGCGGCCAGCGCACCCGCGTCTCGCTCGCCGTCGCCCTCCTCGGCACCCCGGACCTGCTCGTCCTGGACGAACCGACCGTCGGCCTCGACCCGGTCCTGCGCCGCGACCTGTGGCAGCTCTTCCACACCCTCGCCGCCGAACGCTCCACCGCGCTCCTCATCTCCTCCCACGTCATGGACGAGGCCGAGCGCTGCCACCGCCTCCTCCTCATGCGCGAGGGCGAGATCCTCGCCGACGACACCCCGGACGCCCTGCGCACCGCCGCCGGCACCGACACCGTCGAAGAGGCCTTCCTCCACCTGGTCGATGCAGCCCGCAAGGAGAACGCCCGATGA
- a CDS encoding ABC transporter permease yields MSSTTAPLTPARTLATAARVLRQLAHDPRTVALLLLIPVLLITLLRYVFDGSPQTFDSIGASLLGIFPLITMFLVTSIATLRERTSGTLERLLSMPLGKGDLIAGYALAFGAVAVLQSLLATGLSVWALGLDVMGSPWLLLLVALLDALLGTALGLFVSAFAASEFQAVQFMPAVIFPQLLLCGLFIPRNQMAPFLEAVSDVLPMSYAVDGMNEVLHHTEITGDFVRDILIVAGCALLVLALGAATLRRRTA; encoded by the coding sequence ATGAGCAGCACGACAGCCCCCCTGACCCCGGCCCGCACCCTCGCCACCGCCGCCCGCGTCCTGCGCCAGCTGGCCCACGACCCCCGTACGGTCGCGCTGCTCCTGCTGATCCCGGTCCTCCTGATCACGCTGCTGCGCTACGTCTTCGACGGCAGCCCGCAGACCTTCGACTCGATCGGCGCCTCGCTGCTCGGGATCTTCCCGCTGATCACGATGTTCCTGGTGACCTCGATCGCCACCCTGCGCGAACGCACCTCCGGCACCCTGGAGCGCCTGCTCTCGATGCCGCTCGGCAAGGGCGACCTCATCGCGGGTTACGCGCTCGCCTTCGGCGCCGTCGCCGTCCTCCAGTCGCTCCTGGCCACCGGCCTGTCGGTGTGGGCCCTCGGCCTGGACGTCATGGGGTCGCCGTGGCTGCTGCTCCTGGTCGCCCTGCTCGACGCGCTGCTCGGCACGGCACTCGGCCTGTTCGTCTCGGCGTTCGCGGCCTCCGAGTTCCAGGCCGTGCAGTTCATGCCGGCGGTGATCTTCCCGCAGCTGCTCCTCTGCGGCCTCTTCATCCCGCGCAACCAGATGGCGCCGTTCCTCGAAGCCGTCTCGGACGTGCTGCCGATGTCGTACGCCGTGGACGGGATGAACGAGGTGCTCCACCACACCGAGATCACCGGCGACTTCGTCCGCGACATCCTCATCGTGGCGGGCTGCGCCCTGCTCGTCCTGGCCCTCGGCGCGGCCACCCTCCGCCGCCGCACCGCCTGA